The following DNA comes from Anastrepha obliqua isolate idAnaObli1 chromosome 1, idAnaObli1_1.0, whole genome shotgun sequence.
TTGGGACTCCATCTGGACctggatttttattatttttcatctgTTTTGTGATCATCAGTAGTTTTTCTCTGTTGTTAGCTGCCATTTTGATCGCCTTCACAAAATCTTACCCATTCGTGGTCTCAAATAGTATCTTGCACGGGGCACAATATTTCTACTACATTACGCAGTGTATCCAGGCAAGTTATTGGAAGTGGCTAAGATGCTTTAAGATTATTCATAACTTCCTCGTCGCATAGCTAGAGGAAACACCATCGCTTATAGCTTTTAATTGCCCTTTTTGGGATCTTCCTTTTTTGCTTATATTGGAGCTAGTTTTCTTGGAAACTACCATTACCCTTAAACCTTCGTAAGCTCACCTTGCTCTGTTATTATGCAATGTCTGCTCTCTACCAGTATACAGGAACACTGTTGTGCTCGATGGGCCTCGTTTTAGAGGTGGCTGCATCGCTTTCTTTTATTAGTTGCCTCATGGCTTGAGTAGTTTTCTCAGCTACCATACATCCCCAGCGAGTATTACACCTGCCAACATAATTTCAATAACCTCCCGTGTCGTAGTTATTTCAGAAACTTTCTTCGCCGTGCTTCCTATTTCTCAAATTATTGCGAGGTGATTACTCTGGGTAAAATGTTGGCTGACGCACCATTTCGTTAAGCGAACAAGACTGGACGTCTCGAAGGTAAGTTCGAATATCAATCCCGTTCCCGCTTTTTGATACGACGGCTGAATTCCAGAGTTCATCAAGGCTACATCCAGCATGGCAAAAGCTTCCAGAAGCGCCTGACCTCAGGGGTTTGTCCGTGGGCATCCTCAGTTAACAGTTCAAGCTCCGTTAAAATCACTAGCTACCAAGATCTGTCACTTCAGTAGCAGTCCCCGGATATGTATGGGAATGTTTACGCTgctacaacaacgacaacaatagGTCTATACTCCTTTTCATCTTAAACGTTTATATGTACAAAGAAAgattaaaactttgaaaaaatactgtgttaCGCATATGACAAATACTTTCGTCTCACATTTTGCTACGACGTAAGCGATGGCGCACAACAGAGGGATTGCCAACGGTTAGCGAAATCCACCGGAGCCGATTCGTTCGTCTGACCTTTCCTTTGCAATATAGAATAAGGCTGTTAAACTTTCTCTTCGGCCTTGTGTCGTTGGTTCACGTATGCCGGCGTGTTTACAAGTCATGAGCGAAATTAAACATAGCGTCTTGCAAAGGAGATGTTATCGAACTGTGACAGcttttacaaacaaacaaaaaaaagcagcaAGCAATATTGCCTACGTACTTTCTTTAttaattctataattttttgtattttttttttatatctgtaTTAACCGCTCGAGATACACCGAGACAGCACTTTCAACTTCCCACCCCCCCCCCTAATACATGtgcgaaaaatataaaaagcgcTCCCTTCGGCTGTTTCACCATTCTGATTTCGACAGCCTGTGTAAAATGAAGGTGTTTCtggttttgacaatttttgcgCTGGCAGGTAAATACCGATTCCGGCACTTATATTTTCTCCGGCAATAAATTCAgaaatgatttttgaaattcaactaattattttttattaattgtttcgACTCAGCTGCGGTTAATCCATTGGAGGACGATGGTCGCATCAGTGGTAAGAATGGTTGGAAAATACCACAGGATGATGGGTCATTTCTTTGGATGGGCATTGACGTGGTTTTAAGTCTTGTTGCTAAATTGGCAAGCCAAGCAGTAATCTTAGGACTGCCCAACGACTCGCCTGTCTATCTCTACCTCTACACCAGGAAAAATCAATATTACGCACAACAAATTACCGCTGACTACGATTCTATTTCGAATTCGAATTTCAATGCTGAGCATCCCACCTGTTTTGTGATTCATGGCTGGAGACAGAGCTATGAATCCGAAATGAATGGACTAATTCGTGATGCCTGGCTTTCAATTCGTGAATGCAACATATTTGTTGCGGATTGGCCGCGTGCTCGTTCCGATGATTATATTTCCTCCTTTGTGGCCGTACCCTCTACGGGAAAGGAATTGGCTCGCATAATTGATAACTTGGTGAATAATCATGGCATGTCATTGGAAACAACCAGAGTGATCGGTCATAGTTTGGGTGCACATGTTGCTGGTTATTGTGGCAAAAATGTTTCCTCAGGTATGATTTACGAAATTGTTGGTTTGGATCCTGCGCTCCCATGCTTTAGCTACGATAAGCCAAACGAACGACTCAACGAAAACGATGCCTACTATGTGAAATCCATCCAGACATGTGGTGGTAAATTGGGATTTGAGGAACCAATTGGCAAGGACGCCCGCTATCCGAATGGCGGTAAGGAGCAACCGGGTTGTGAACTTGATCTGACTGGACGTTGCAGTCACGAACGCTCCTGCGACTACTACGCTGAAGCAGTTCAAGGCAATAATTTCCGCTCTATACGTTGCAATGACTACGAAGATGCTTTGAACAAGAATTGTAGCGGTCCATACAGTGACGACAAAATGGGCGTTGTGAACAACTATGAATTTGCCGACGCAGTTTTTTATGTACTTGTACAAAGCTCGCCTCCATATGGTGATTGTAGTtaaggaaaaagttttattaaaataaaaatattataattttgtgaatataaacaatctaaataatatttcaaatttactcTATGCAAAGTTAAGAGTCGACCTGGGTTTCGTAGCATTCGGGTTAATACGAAAACAGCCGCTCCTCGCTCAAGAGCAAGGATCAAGCGACTTGTAGTATCTAGAGGAGGGTCCAAGTAGATTTTTTCGTGGATACTTTGAAGTTGAATGTACAGGTTTGGTAGAGCAGTGATCTACAAGGAGATTCCAAAACCTTAAATTtaggtatatataaataattatcaaatttgtttttgagcagggaGGGCCCCTGTAGGAGGACCTTGCTGTGAGCGTACGATCATGTTGCCCAGCTTCGTGTGTCTCTGTGTCTCAACGCGCTTTTATATGTTAGTCTAATGGTGGTAGATGTGCAAGTGCGTTAAACGCTTCATAGTCCGGGAACCAGGGATCATTTTGACGAAGGCAGACGCTATCCAATGGAtaacgaaaccaaccgtcagctgacccagtagcggtgggtacgtgcgtgggacgctacgaaacgtgtcgaaaaaaatgtttaacaactcatttaatatcggcagtcttcccaccgctataaacgcagctgaacatcattattatattttcatatgtgtccaaaattatgtaaacaaatttcaatcggcataaagtggttttactttttaatttattttacaagttcgcctatTCAGCAAACGTATTTTCCTCCTTCTACCGCGCAGCTgatcattgttttttattctacaatactaaatgtcaacaatacatgaaaataatgttagtcggtataaaatgagttggtagaaattttttttcgacacgtttcgtaccctcccacaatcacacccaccgcgggtgcgccagctgacgttcactttcgttattcatgaaagctaaatcacaaatATAGTCAAGTATtgacggtataaaaacgcagtccaaaatcgacccctggctcccggactatcagtaggactggtgctaagcgctcctgtgaGTAGGACCCTACGCTTACTACACTCAGAAAAATAACAACAGTAATATCAACAGCCCTGTACTGTTAAtatccaaaaatttttgaataactgaAATCTGTTCATATAAACAGATTATGGATTAATTCATGAAAAAGCCATTTGCTTTAACCAAAATTCCCGCTGAAATTATCCATTCACCAATTCAAGAGCCCTGTTCTGTTAAATATTACCAGAAATTACAGTTGATATAAGCGACACTCTGTTAACTTGAACcttaatatttccatttttttttatctgtttcatgtacatatatgttagTTCAACAGATGCCTACTGTTGATTATTAACAGCAATTAAAGTGGTTTTGCTGGTACTGTTAAATAACTTGTCCATATGTTAGTTTCCTCTGTCTGTTAGTTTAGCAGATCCAAGCTAATTATTTTTAACAGAAAAGGAAATTGGCATGccgacatacatatgtgcgtgaGTTATGTATAAGTCTCTGTTAATAACAGAGCTATTGTCATTAACGTGACAAAAACACAATAGTGATGTTAAGCATATGTTACAGTCATGCTGCAAACTGTTtccttttaaatatataattcgtgcGTTGGGCAACTGAGACAGAATCATTCctgttgtatttttatttgccaAGAATCGCCTTGGTAAGTGCCTCGcgtgtaattaaattaaaattattaatttcgcttttaattttcaaaaaaaatttagtttagtgACTTCACAGCTAATATtaaatatcactagaggatatccgctttttcactgacagtcaagcggccgttcgagcactcagctcctcttatacccactcagatgtggttcgatcctgtctcttatctcttaacgagataagtgttcagaattctgtccaagttatctggacaccgggtcacagtggattcgaaggtaactgcaaagctgataaGCTCGCAAAAGCTGGAGCTGcacaatcaaatgttagtaacttaccctcaatccacattccgctctcaacatgtaaaataatcattgatcgagaatttcacagcat
Coding sequences within:
- the LOC129235514 gene encoding pancreatic triacylglycerol lipase-like, which encodes MKVFLVLTIFALAAAVNPLEDDGRISGKNGWKIPQDDGSFLWMGIDVVLSLVAKLASQAVILGLPNDSPVYLYLYTRKNQYYAQQITADYDSISNSNFNAEHPTCFVIHGWRQSYESEMNGLIRDAWLSIRECNIFVADWPRARSDDYISSFVAVPSTGKELARIIDNLVNNHGMSLETTRVIGHSLGAHVAGYCGKNVSSGMIYEIVGLDPALPCFSYDKPNERLNENDAYYVKSIQTCGGKLGFEEPIGKDARYPNGGKEQPGCELDLTGRCSHERSCDYYAEAVQGNNFRSIRCNDYEDALNKNCSGPYSDDKMGVVNNYEFADAVFYVLVQSSPPYGDCS